A genomic region of Phragmites australis chromosome 2, lpPhrAust1.1, whole genome shotgun sequence contains the following coding sequences:
- the LOC133909065 gene encoding ammonium transporter 2 member 2: protein MHLASTGMASPPEPGPYMPDLPAVPAWLNKGDNAWQLVAATFVGIQSMPGLVVLYGSIVKKKWAVNSAFMAMYAYASTLIVWVLVGFRMAFGERLLPFWAKAGPALTQDFLVGRAVFPATAHYGRGGVLETPRTEPFYAEASLVLFEFEFAAITLVLLAGSLLGRMNIKAWMAFTPLWLLFSYTVGAFSLWGGGFLYHWGVIDYSGGYVIHLSSGIAGFTAAYWVGPRLKSDRERFSPNNILLMITGGGLLWLGWAGFNGGAPYAPNVTASVAVLNTNVSAATSLLTWTCLDVIFFGKPSVIGAVQGMMTGLVCITPGAGLVHTWSAMLMGVFAGSVPWFTMMILHKKSSFLMKVDDTLAVFHTHAVAGLLGGVLTGLLATPELCALDSPVPGMRGVFYGGGIGQIGKQLGGALFVTVWNLVVTSAILLCIGLFIPLRMADDQLMIGDDAAHGEEAYALWGDGEKFDLTRPETTRTGAASSAAREVTVEQRLTSMGARGVTIQL from the exons ATGCACTTAGCGTCCACCGGAATGGCGTCGCCACCGGAGCCCGGGCCGTACATGCCGGACCTGCCGGCGGTGCCGGCGTGGCTGAACAAGGGCGACAACGCGTGGCAGCTTGTGGCGGCGACGTTCGTGGGCATCCAGTCCATGCCGGGGCTCGTCGTGCTCTACGGCAGCATCGTCAAGAAGAAGTGGGCCGTCAACTCCGCCTTCATGGCGATGTACGCCTACGCGTCCACGCTCATCGTGTGGGTGCTCGTCGGCTTCCGCATGGCGTTCGGCGAGCGGCTGCTCCCGTTCTGGGCCAAGGCGGGGCCCGCGCTGACGCAGGACTTCCTGGTGGGCCGCGCCGTGTTCCCGGCTACGGCGCACTACGGCCGAGGCGGCGTGCTCGAGACGCCGCGCACAGAGCCGTTCTACGCGGAGGCGTCGCTGGTGCTGTTCGAGTTCGAGTTCGCGGCCATCACGCTGGTGCTGCTCGCCGGGTCGTTGCTCGGGCGCATGAACATCAAGGCGTGGATGGCGTTCACGCCGCTGTGGCTGCTCTTCTCCTACACCGTCGGCGCGTTCAGCCTCTGGGGCGGTGGCTTCCTCTACCACTGGGGCGTCATTGACTACTCCGGCGGATACGTCATTCATCTCTCCTCCGGCATTGCAGGCTTCACCGCCGCATACTGG GTGGGCCCGAGGCTGAAGAGTGACAGGGAGAGGTTCTCTCCGAACAACATCCTGCTCATGATCACCGGCGGCGGGCTGCTGTGGCTGGGCTGGGCCGGGTTCAACGGCGGCGCGCCGTATGCCCCCAACGTAACCGCGTCCGTCGCGGTGCTCAACACCAACGTCAGCGCCGCGACGAGCCTCCTGACCTGGACCTGCCTCGACGTCATCTTCTTCGGCAAGCCCTCGGTGATCGGCGCGGTGCAGGGCATGATGACCGGGCTTGTCTGCATCACGCCCGGCGCAG GGCTGGTGCACACGTGGTCGGCGATGCTAATGGGCGTGTTCGCGGGGAGCGTCCCATGGTTCACGATGATGATCCTGCACAAGAAATCCTCCTTCCTCATGAAGGTCGACGACACCCTCGCCGTGTTCCACACCCACGCTGTCGCGGGTTTGCTCGGGGGCGTCCTCACGGGCCTCCTCGCCACCCCGGAGCTCTGCGCCCTCGACTCCCCCGTCCCTGGCATGCGCGGCGTCTTCTACGGCGGCGGCATCGGGCAGATCGGCAAGCAGCTGGGCGGCGCGCTCTTTGTCACCGTCTGGAACCTGGTGGTCACCAGCGCCATCCTCCTGTGCATCGGCCTCTTCATCCCGCTCCGCATGGCCGACGACCAGCTCATGATCGGCGACGACGCGGCGCACGGCGAGGAGGCCTACGCGCTCTGGGGCGACGGCGAGAAGTTCGACTTGACGCGCCCGGAGACGACGAGGACAGGCGCTGCCTCCAGCGCGGCGAGGGAGGTCACGGTGGAGCAGCGGCTGACCAGCATGGGTGCCAGAGGTGTCACCATTCAGCTGTAG
- the LOC133909066 gene encoding probable phytol kinase 2, chloroplastic, whose translation MLSLGAHISPLPSSPPHAPLLQSRPPPFPSRAPAPAASSAPRLLCFRRVRRFAGERSRRPTMAAVISPDGSGLAHDLGSAAVTAGVALALLRFFEELAKLGVFEQKLTRKLVHITVGMVFLLFWPLFSSGKYAPFLAALAPGVNIIRMLILGSGVAKNEAMVKSMSRSGDYRELLKGPLYYATTITFATSVFWRNSPIAIALICNLCAGDGIADVVGRRLGQKKLPYNPNKSYAGSIAMAVAGFLASIGYMHYFHTFGFIEETWYMALGFLAVSVAATLVESLPISSELDDNLTVPLTSFLVGSLLF comes from the exons ATGCTCAGTCTCGGTGCCCATATCTCGCCGCTGCCCTCCTCCCCACCCCACGCTCCCCTCCTCCAATCCAGAccccctcccttcccctctcgcGCCCCCGCcccggccgcctcctccgcgcCTCGCTTACTCTGCTTCCGCCGCGTCCGCCGTTTCGCGGGGGAGCGGAGCCGGAGGCCCACCATGGCCGCGGTGATATCGCCGGATGGCAGCGGTCTGGCCCACGACCTTGGGTCGGCGGCCGTCACCGCGGGCGTCGCCCTCGCGCTCCTCCGCTTCTTCGAGGAGCTCGCCAAGCTCGGCGTCTTCGAGCAG AAACTCACCAGGAAACTTGTGCATATAACTGTTGGGATGGTGTTCTTGCTTTTTTGGCCTCTTTTCAG CTCGGGAAAGTATGCTCCTTTCCTTGCTGCGCTAGCACCAGGGGTTAATATTATAAGGATGCTTATACTGGGGTCGGGAGTAGCGAAAAATGAAGCTATGGTTAAATCAATGAGCCGCTCTGGAGATTACAG GGAACTTCTCAAGGGCCCACTGTATTATGCTACTACTATAACTTTTGCCACTTCTGTATTTTGGAGAAATTCACCAATTGCTATAGCACTTATATGCAACTTATGTGCTGGGGATg GTATAGCAGATGTAGTGGGGAGACGTCTAGGTCAAAAAAAGCTTCCATACAACCCCAACAAATCATATGCAGGAAGCATAGCAATGGCGGTGGCTGGTTTTCTGGCCTCGATTGG GTACATGCATTACTTCCACACTTTCGGTTTTATTGAGGAAACATGGTACATGGCTTTAGGCTTCCTCGCGGTCTCTGTAGCCGCAACACTAGTCGAGTCACTTCCCATCAGTTCAGAACTAGATGATAATTTGACTGTTCCTTTAACATCATTCCTTGTTGGTAGCCTCCTTTTCTGA
- the LOC133909067 gene encoding selT-like protein: MDRVQLVLLGLPILLFCSDVVTLFAPLPPPAPQPDHQQLPAPDAFQPDDPSASDATIQEPQVDGRGSGTTVELKFCASCSYRGTAMTMKRMLETSFPGIHVVLENYPPPFPKRTLSKAVPLLQVGAMATLMAGDQIFPRFGMVPPPWYYSLRANRFGTMATIWLFGNFAQSFLQSSGAFEVYCNGQLVFSKLSGQRFPSELELRDLIGQRLPDSQFGENLENV, from the exons ATGGACCGCGTCCAGCTCGTGCTCCTGGGCCTCCCCATCCTCCTCTTCTGCTCCGACGTCGTCACCCTCTTCGCGCCgttgccgccgccggccccccAGCCCGACCACCAGCAGCTCCCGGCCCCTGACGCCTTCCAGCCCGACGACCCCTCCGCCTCCGACGCTACCATACAG GAGCCGCAGGTGGATGGACGTGGctccggcaccaccgtcgaatTGAAGTTCTGCGCCTCCTGCTCGTACAG GGGAACTGCAATGACCATGAAGCGGATGCTGGAAACCTCATTTCCTGGGATTCATGTTGTCTTGGAAAATTACCCTCCACCCTTTCCCAAGCGCACACTCAGCAAAGCTGTACCTCTTCTTCAAGTTGGAGCCATGGCAACATTAATGGCTGGGGATCAGATTTTCCCTAGATTTGGAATGGTTCCGCCTCCATGGTACTACTCACTGCGTGCTAATAGATTTGGAACGATGGCAACAATCTGGCTGTTTGGCAATTTCGCTCAGTCATTTCTACAAAGTTCTGGTGCCTTTGAAGTTTACTGCAACGGGCAACTG GTTTTCTCAAAATTGTCTGGACAGAGGTTTCCTAGTGAGCTTGAGCTACGGGATCTCATTGGCCAAAGGTTACCAGACTCTCAATTTGGGGAAAATCTGGAAAATGTctag